In Phycisphaerae bacterium, the DNA window CGCGCTCTTCAAGTCGCGCAAGGTGACGCTGCACCAGGGCCGGGCCACCCTTAACGGCCCGGGCAAGGTCGCGGTGGCCGGCGACGACGGCAAGACGACCGAGTTCACCGCCGACAAGATCATCCTGGCCGTCGGCTCGGTGCCCTCGCGCATCCCCAACTGGCCGACCGATCCGCAACTCGTCTGCACCAGCGACGAAGGCCTCCACTGGAAGGAATTGCCCAAGCGGCTGTTGATCGTCGGCGGCGGCGTCATCGGCTGCGAGTTCGCCTGCATGTTTCAGCCGTTCGGCGTCCAGGTGACGGTGGTCGAGATGATGCCGCACCTGCTGCCCTTCCAGGATGCCGACCTCGGCGCCGCACTCGAAAAGGCCTTCAAAAAACGCGGAATCAAGTGCTACACCGACACCTCGGTCAAGGGCATCGAAACCCCCGGCAACGGCATCAAAGCCGTCCTGAGCAATGGTGAAACCATTGAAGCCGACAAGGTCCTGGTCGCCACCGGACGCTGGCCCAACACCAAGGACATCGGCCTCGAGAGCGTCGGCCTGACCACCGAACGCGGCTTTATCCGCGTCAACGAAAAGATGGAAACGCCGGTCAAGGGCTACTACTGCATCGGCGACGCCAACGGGCGCTGCCTGCTCGCCCACGCGGCCTCGGCCCACGGCGTGACGGCGGTCGAAAACGCCCTCGGCGCCGACAAGGCCTTCGACGCCCCGATCCCCAGCACGATCTACACCTTCCCGGAAATCGCCGCCGTCGGCATGACCGCCGCGGAGGCCCGCAACCAGGGCCTGCCCATCTCGGTCGGCAACTTCCCGCTCGGAACGCTGGGCAAGGCGATGGCGGTCGGCGATCGCGACGGCTTCGTCAAGGTCGTGCGCCATCGCGAAACCGGCCAACTGCTCGGCGTGCACATGATGGGCCACAACGTCACCGAGGTGATCGCCGCCGCCGGCGCGATGCTCCACGAGAAGGTCAGCGTCGAAGAGATGGCCGAAGTCGTCTTCGCCCATCCGACGATCAGCGAGGGCCTCAAGGAAGGGGCGGAGGACGCCCTGAGCATGGCCCTCCACATGGCCCCGCGCAAGGTCGTCCGGGCCAAAGTATAAGACGAACAGCGGGCGCGCCGAACAAGCGGCTTCAACGAGGAATACCATGTCGAACGACGCACTGGCGACGGTACGGGAACTGGGTTCGGTGGACGAGTTGCGGGCCCTGGCCCAACGCGGCTTTGGTCCCTCGATCCGCCCGAAGTCCAACACCCACATCCATCTGCCCCCGAACTTCTCCGCCTTCGAAAGCGTCAAACAGGCGGTCGACCTGGCCGATAAGGAGGGCATCGACGCCCTCGGCGCCACCAACTACTACGACTTCGGCGTCTACGCCGAGTTTGTCGCGCGCACGCAGGAAGCGGGCATCTTTCCGCTGTTCGGTACCGAGATCATCTGCCTGATCGACGACCTGGTCCGCGCCGGCGTGCGGATCAACGATCCGGGCAATCCGGGCAAAATGTACATCTGCGCCAAGGGCATCACCCGCTTCGAGAATCCCACCGCCAAGGCCCATGAGATTCTCGGCACCATCCGCGGCAACGATCAGCGGCGAATGGCCGAGATGATCGGCCGGTTGGAGAAACTCTTCGCCGACGCGG includes these proteins:
- the lpdA gene encoding dihydrolipoyl dehydrogenase, translated to MAEHYNIAIIGTGPGGYVAALKAGAMGAKCAVVEKSHLGGTCLNWGCIPSKALLASAELMHHIQDAAELGIDVKGEVGFDWTRIQGRKDRIVGTLRSGIGALFKSRKVTLHQGRATLNGPGKVAVAGDDGKTTEFTADKIILAVGSVPSRIPNWPTDPQLVCTSDEGLHWKELPKRLLIVGGGVIGCEFACMFQPFGVQVTVVEMMPHLLPFQDADLGAALEKAFKKRGIKCYTDTSVKGIETPGNGIKAVLSNGETIEADKVLVATGRWPNTKDIGLESVGLTTERGFIRVNEKMETPVKGYYCIGDANGRCLLAHAASAHGVTAVENALGADKAFDAPIPSTIYTFPEIAAVGMTAAEARNQGLPISVGNFPLGTLGKAMAVGDRDGFVKVVRHRETGQLLGVHMMGHNVTEVIAAAGAMLHEKVSVEEMAEVVFAHPTISEGLKEGAEDALSMALHMAPRKVVRAKV